Sequence from the Paenibacillus riograndensis SBR5 genome:
ACTGATCCTTTTCACCTACCTGCACCTGGCACCGGAGCCAACGCTGGCTTCCGCGCTGAAGGACAACGGCGTCTTTGCCATCGGATATGAAACGGTTGTGGACGGACGGACACTCCCGCTGCTTACACCCATGAGTGAAGTGGCCGGACGGATGTCCGTGCAGCTTGGTGCCCAGTTCCTGCAGAAAAACTACGGCGGCCAGGGCATCCTGCTCTCCGGTGTTCCCGGCGTCAGCAGAGGCAAGGTCAGCATTATCGGCGGCGGCGTAGTCGGCACGAACGCAGCCAAGATGGCGATCGGGCTGGGTGCCGAAGTGACGATTGTTGATCTCAGCGCGGACAGACTCCGCCAGCTGGATGATATTTTTGGCGCACAGATTAGCACGCTGATCTCCAATCCTTACAACATTGCCAAGGCTGTGGCCGAAGCAGATCTGCTGATAGGTGCAGTGCTGATCCCCGGTGCGAAAGCGCCGAAGCTGGTTACTGAAGAGATGGTCAAGACGATGAAGCCGGGCTCGGTTATTGTTGACGTAGCGATTGACCAAGGCGGCATTGTGGAAACCATCGACCGGGTAACCACACATGACCATCCTGTATTCGAAAAATATGGCGTACTGCATTACTCGGTAGCCAACATGCCGGGCGCTGTAGCTAAGACCTCGACCATGGCTCTAACCAACGTTACGGTACCTTATGCGCTGCAAATTGCCAATAAGGGCGTGTTCAAGGCGATTGAAGACAATGCCGGCCTGAAAAGCGGCGTCAACGTAGCCAATGGCAGAATCACCTGCCGGGCCGTGGCAGAGGCTCTCGGGGAAGAGTACTACACAGTAGAGCAAGCATTAGAGCAGGGCTTCACCCTGATCTAGAGCAAGTGAACCCGCCACAGACAGAAGCAGAGAGAACAGAGGGAACAATAATTGCAGCAGTCCGGGAGCGATCAGCCGGGCTGTTTTTTTGTATTAGAAATCATAACCTTCCTCTAACAAGCCACCCTATAGTCAGCCGCAATGCTGCGGGATATAATGAAATCACTTATAGTACGAGTAGTACAACATTTCGGCTATTTTTCAGGTTGGGGTGGGGACAATGACAGATTCTGAGCCATCATTTGATCGTTTTTTTGACAGTATGGAATCCCTGGCGGATACCCTCAGCGAGTCGCTGCAGTCGCAGGTGACGATTGAGGACAGCAATCATCACGTGATCGGATACAGCTCCCATCAGTTCGAGAGCGATCCTGCGCGCATCTCCACCATTATCGGCAAACGGGTCCCGAACGCGGTCATCATCGGCCTGCGCAAAAAAGGTGTGATGCACCAGCTTGAGAACACCGCGCATCCCATCCGCATCCCGGCGGTCATGGAAGTGGGGCTGGGTCCAAGGCTGGCGATGTGCATCCGGCATCATCAGGAGATCCTCGGCTATATCTGGGTCGTGGACAGAGGCAATCTGGCCGAGGGGCATGCCGAGCGCGTGGTCGAGAAGGCTGCCGGGATTGCCGGCCGCTACCTGCTGAAGCAGCGCGGCTGGAAGACCAGGCAGGAGAAGGCGCATGAGGATTTTTTCTGGAAGCTGCTGACCTCCCACTACGAAACGGAGCCGCGTATCCGCCAGGAGGCTGAAGGCTTCTCGATCCTTTTGCCGGAGAGCTATTACATCGGGGTGCTGGAGAGTGACAAGACCATCGACGAACGTTTCATACAGCGTTTCCGCCAGCTGGCGGAAACGGATGCCAGCCAGCGGCTGCTGTTTTTGACCGCCGAGCATAACCGGCTGATTCTCCTGTTCTCCTTTGCGTTCCCGGTGGAGGATCCGGAGCTGCTGTCTTCGTACGTACACAAGCTGATTCAAGAGCTTGGCCAAAGCGAGAGCTGTGTTCTGACGGCGGGCTGCAGTCCCGGCTACCGGGAATACCTCTCTGCTGCCGCTGCATACCGGGAAGCGCTGACCATCCTGGAGGTCAAAAAACTGCTGCCCTATCATGCCCGCCACCTGCTGCTGTATGAGGAAATCGGTTTTTGGGCGTACATTCCGGCCATTATGGAGCAGAAGCGGAGCCGGTCGCGCAAAAGCCGGCTGCTCTATCCGCTGAAAGCGCATGACCGGGAGCATAAAAGCGATTTTCTCAAAACCATCGCTGTGTATCTGACACTAAATGGCAATCTCAAGGAAGCTGCGGCCTTTCTGCATATCCACACCAACACTTTGATGTACCGGCTGAACCGGATCGCTGAGATTACGGGCCGGAGCCTCAAGGAAACCGATTACCGCACCTCGGTCTATCTGGATATTCTGACAGAGGAGACCGCCCAGCTGAATGGCTGGTTTCAGGAAGGAAAATGACTGTACCCAAACTGCTGCGCACCAACCGGAGGCCCGACACGTACAATAACCTATCTATTGTGACAAGAAAGGGGAAATGGATAGTGGCCTATGGATATGGGAGTCCTGACTCGGGATTCGAACGGAGTATGAGGGAACGGATCATTGAAACAGCCAAGGCGATGAATGTTGGAGGCACGGATTTTTCCACATTTAAAGATTCGCGCTGCAACCCGAAATATTGGATTCGTACTGCGAACGGCGGGTTCCAGCAGCGGAGCGACGTCACCCCTTCGGCAGCAATCAACGATATTTTTGTAAATGGGCGGCTGTATGCTTTCGAATGTGCCATGGCGATGGTCATGATTTTCTACAAGGCAACGATTGATATGATTGGGGAGGAGGCGTTTAACCGGCATTTCACCGATCTGTTCCTGTGGGACTGGAACTATGACAGCAACCTGCGGATGATCACTACGTTTGATCCCTCGGAAATGGAGCCCGGAGACGTCGTATACTTCAAAAACCCTGACCATGACCCGGATAAGCCGGAATGGCAGGGTGAAAATGCGGTAATGCTCGGCAATGACAGCTATTATGGACACGGGCTGGGGATCAAAAGTGCAAACGCCATGATTGCATCGCTTAACCGTGAAAGAGTTCCGGGGAGCCGGACATCAGCCTATCTTACGGATGAAGCGCTGCACCCGGATTTTGCTTATATACAGACTCTGGCCAGCCGGTCTGCCGTGACTCTGAAGAGAAACGGTGATGGACGGAATAAGATTTTCTCCAGAATCGGGGTTAAATCCTACGTCATTAAATAGGAGACGGAGCGTTGGCTCCGCCCCCGGATTATCTGGACTGCTGCTCCGAA
This genomic interval carries:
- the ald gene encoding alanine dehydrogenase, producing the protein MIIGVPKEIKNNENRVAITPAGVVSLVADGHKVLVEAGAGTGSGFLNEEYAAAGAELITEASAVWAAAEMVMKVKEPLESEYSYFRPGLILFTYLHLAPEPTLASALKDNGVFAIGYETVVDGRTLPLLTPMSEVAGRMSVQLGAQFLQKNYGGQGILLSGVPGVSRGKVSIIGGGVVGTNAAKMAIGLGAEVTIVDLSADRLRQLDDIFGAQISTLISNPYNIAKAVAEADLLIGAVLIPGAKAPKLVTEEMVKTMKPGSVIVDVAIDQGGIVETIDRVTTHDHPVFEKYGVLHYSVANMPGAVAKTSTMALTNVTVPYALQIANKGVFKAIEDNAGLKSGVNVANGRITCRAVAEALGEEYYTVEQALEQGFTLI
- a CDS encoding PucR family transcriptional regulator, whose protein sequence is MTDSEPSFDRFFDSMESLADTLSESLQSQVTIEDSNHHVIGYSSHQFESDPARISTIIGKRVPNAVIIGLRKKGVMHQLENTAHPIRIPAVMEVGLGPRLAMCIRHHQEILGYIWVVDRGNLAEGHAERVVEKAAGIAGRYLLKQRGWKTRQEKAHEDFFWKLLTSHYETEPRIRQEAEGFSILLPESYYIGVLESDKTIDERFIQRFRQLAETDASQRLLFLTAEHNRLILLFSFAFPVEDPELLSSYVHKLIQELGQSESCVLTAGCSPGYREYLSAAAAYREALTILEVKKLLPYHARHLLLYEEIGFWAYIPAIMEQKRSRSRKSRLLYPLKAHDREHKSDFLKTIAVYLTLNGNLKEAAAFLHIHTNTLMYRLNRIAEITGRSLKETDYRTSVYLDILTEETAQLNGWFQEGK
- a CDS encoding protein-glutamine gamma-glutamyltransferase; translated protein: MTVPKLLRTNRRPDTYNNLSIVTRKGKWIVAYGYGSPDSGFERSMRERIIETAKAMNVGGTDFSTFKDSRCNPKYWIRTANGGFQQRSDVTPSAAINDIFVNGRLYAFECAMAMVMIFYKATIDMIGEEAFNRHFTDLFLWDWNYDSNLRMITTFDPSEMEPGDVVYFKNPDHDPDKPEWQGENAVMLGNDSYYGHGLGIKSANAMIASLNRERVPGSRTSAYLTDEALHPDFAYIQTLASRSAVTLKRNGDGRNKIFSRIGVKSYVIK